The following proteins are co-located in the Triticum aestivum cultivar Chinese Spring chromosome 1A, IWGSC CS RefSeq v2.1, whole genome shotgun sequence genome:
- the LOC123132272 gene encoding uncharacterized protein → MGRSPRRRRAMAAAPRDPGKNPRGVLPGDRIFASVAPYITFADHLRLRLVCRAWRFFSRRLGRRPPPFPWLMLPEPASASQSAPAPANVRRQFYDIPGGRPYAYDVPGEGYHRCVASSACGWLVFVSLDAPRRLVLANPVAGARLVLSWPFKEKNAEGRFHAALTSSPADRRACFLILATDRLVAYCHPGQQDQGWLTLHAPGFRYDPAASDMVTVGAMVYLVDGRRKVWRADLADPEPKVERRNTACQLPFGESSMRHYLVESLRHVHLVLADEHNARVALFRLDWDKKVWTQDRVRGDRVLLLGRGCSASVPAASGRPPGMLLFAHQPSLSLVDVGGCGVGLAWFWAESWVDEGSDDKLVLKKKMHHRQGEFTAGDSFWFFPAIDPDERAMFASQA, encoded by the coding sequence ATGGGTCGCTCGCCTCGACGACgccgggcgatggcggcggcgcctcGCGATCCGGGGAAAAACCCTAGGGGGGTCCTCCCCGGCGACCGCATCTTCGCCTCGGTGGCCCCCTACATCACCTTCGCcgaccacctccgcctccgcctcgtctGCCGCGCGTGGCGCTTCTTCTCccgccgcctcggccgccgcccgccgcccttcccGTGGCTCATGCTCCCGGAGCCGGCCTCCGCCTCGCAGTCCGCGCCCGCGCCGGCCAACGTGCGCCGCCAGTTCTACGACATCCCCGGGGGGCGGCCCTACGCGTACGATGTCCCGGGGGAGGGCTACCATCGCTGCGTCGCGTCCTCCGCCTGCGGGTGGCTCGTGTTCGTCTCCCTGGACGCGCCGCGCCGCCTCGTCCTCGCCAACCCGGTCGCCGGCGCGCGGCTGGTCCTGTCCTGGCCGTTCAAGGAGAAGAACGCCGAAGGGCGATTCCACGCCGCGCTCACGTCGTCGCCGGCTGACCGCCGGGCGTGCTTCCTCATCCTCGCCACGGACAGGCTCGTCGCCTACTGCCACCCCGGCCAGCAGGACCAGGGGTGGCTCACCCTGCACGCCCCGGGGTTCCGCTACGACCCGGCCGCCAGCGACATGGTCACCGTCGGCGCCATGGTGTACCTGGTCGACGGCAGGAGGAAGGTCTGGCGCGCGGACCTCGCGGACCCGGAGCCCAAGGTGGAGCGCCGGAACACGGCGTGCCAGCTCCCGTTCGGCGAGAGCAGCATGCGCCACTACCTCGTGGAGTCGCTCCGGCACGTCCACCTcgtgctcgcggacgagcacaacGCGCGCGTCGCGCTCTTCAGGCTGGACTGGGACAAGAAGGTGTGGACGCAGGACCGCGTGCGCGGGGACCGTGTCCTGCTTTTGGGCCGCGGGTGCTCGGCCTCTGTGCCGGCGGCGTCGGGCCGGCCGCCTGGCATGCTGTTGTTCGCGCACCAGCCGTCGTTGAGTCTCGTTGACGTGGGCGGTTGTGGCGTTGGGCTCGCGTGGTTCTGGGCGGAATCGTGGGTGGATGAAGGCTCGGATGATAagctggtgctgaagaagaagatgcacCACCGGCAAGGCGAGTTCACCGCTGGTGACTCGTTCTGGTTCTTCCCGGCCATCGATCCGGATGAAAGGGCTATGTTTGCATCGCAGGCCTAG
- the LOC123132359 gene encoding pectin acetylesterase 9, whose amino-acid sequence MDRRRLWTWAAAVVVAAAAAAAAAAGHEKRLVVGMTLVPGAASTGAVCLDGSPPAYHLHRGSGAGARGWLLQFEGGGWCNDAPSCAARAGTRRGSTRLMSKLEVFSGVLSNDPARNPDFYNWNRVKLRYCDGGSFAGDSEFTNGSSVIYMRGQRIWDAIIADLLTKGLAKAKKVLLSGCSAGGLATFFHCDDLGELLGGVATVKCMSDAGFFLDVDDISGNNSIRPFFSSLVALQGAEKNLNKDCLNSTLSPYLCFFPQYALQNIKTPYFILNSAYDVYQFHHIFVPPSSDPRGHWSRCKADPSACSTSQIATLQGLRSAMLTALKPFEGEPEMGMFINSCFAHCQSELQDTWFAPNSPTLDNETIAELVGDWYFERGAAQEIDCAYPCDSTCHNIIPSNQVGI is encoded by the exons ATGGACCGGCGGCGGCTCTGGACGTGGGCAGCtgccgtcgtcgtcgctgctgctgctgcggctgcggcggcggcgggccatGAGAAGAGGCTGGTGGTGGGCATGACTCTCGTCCCGGGCGCCGCGTCCACGGGGGCAG TGTGCCTCGACGGGAGCCCGCCGGCGTACCACCTCCACCGCGGCTCCGGCGCGGGCGCCCGCGGCTGGCTGCTCCAGTTcgagggcggcggctggtgcaACGACGCGCCGTCCTGCGCCGCACGAGCCGGCACGCGGCGAGGCTCCACCCGGCTCATGAGCAAGCTCGAGGTCTTCTCCGGCGTGCTCAGCAACGATCCGGCCAGGAACCCAG ATTTTTACAACTGGAATCGGGTGAAGCTGCGGTACTGCGACGGCGGATCCTTCGCGGGCGATTCGGAGTTCACAAATGGC TCTTCAGTCATCTACATGAGAGGTCAGAGGATATGGGATGCTATCATCGCCGATCTCCTCACCAAAGGCCTCGCCAAAGCCAAAAAG GTGCTGCTCTCAGGATGCTCAGCAGGAGGCCTAGCTACATTCTTCCACTGCGACGACCTCGGGGAGCTTCTCGGGGGCGTCGCCACAGTGAAATGCATGAGCGACGCGGGGTTTTTCCTTGATGT GGATGACATTTCCGGCAACAACAGCATTAGACCTTTCTTTAGCAGCCTAGTTGCTCTGCAG GGAGCTGAGAAGAATTTGAACAAAGACTGTCTAAATTCAACACTCAGTCCTTATCTG TGTTTTTTCCCTCAATATGCACTTCAAAACATTAAAACCCCATATTTCATCTTAAATTCAGCGTACGATGTATATCAG TTCCATCACATCTTTGTGCCTCCTTCGTCTGATCCTAGGGGTCACTGGAGTCGCTGTAAGGCGGACCCCAGTGCATGCAGCACATCACAAATTGCAACTCTCCAAG GCCTAAGAAGTGCAATGTTAACAGCACTCAAACCGTTTGAAGGTGAGCCGGAGATGGGCATGTTCATCAATTCTTGCTTTGCACATTGCCAGAGCGAGCTGCAGGACACATGGTTTGCGCCGAATTCCCCAACACTGGACAATGAG acaattgcAGAGCTAGTCGGTGATTGGTACTTTGAAAGGGGTGCTGCCCAAGAAATCGACTGCGCATATCCCTGCGACTCAACTTGTCACAACATTATACCATCTAATCAG GTCGGCATCTAG
- the LOC123051666 gene encoding uncharacterized protein — MGNRSRPSVAKETMEPIDEETESPSRAAQLKCPDRNSGEMHLNRFPNFHCKSLPSRRREENPEDSIIHSRGSMYQSSSDVSRLRKLQEGRRKLDSIHERDAFMSFGTVDSSSQPSTSGAYLVPQRSGSCKLRSSMNITRGFNQDARELVDISSREVPSDNLRLGRPRKDCNLLKDDVRDRFPGLSLKEDNATCPAASAAPHLLESSSSKGTMSNCQPPVGLHPDRSNHGTIDSVSNLPKSLSAKVGVFDATCPSESVHGVDGNKKARSSAFKKILDPFMKSKSLRNPSHMVMEDAKCGNPPVRGKDSALRKSLLSGISRSDQTPTPKCQMSGEARPITVTSSPTHLHAVLKLDHDNGAFGFEFCTKGPEESIYASTWKSGNELNWIYTFHSVGKRSSTVGRTSKDRHGWLPPIVGQMHVSSYLYSEVEEDGILNNSATSEFVLYDIAHARRSSAVDRVQRPDSTQPPFCNVVKNSISRESLERNNQMERQNTARNNSDASVSCLWSQEDLHPHLEVAAVVVQVPFHQTRSLELKTGSSPGTVKVVTAGGAHGLPRDDETSPSPLLNRLKSGGRCDCGGWDMSCPIVVLENAYDSYWVDSVMNESKHPMELFVKGNQEVLPALSMKVDGKGEFSVDFHARLSALQAFSVCISLLHCSEASPTIGIEKFKHKLYSSSMKMLLKEEVKQLIGSVTGKEKKKVKRRKGKTPVVNGPPFSPMGRV; from the exons ATGGGGAACCGTTCTCGGCCCAGTGTAGCTAAGGAAACCATGGAACCAATTGATGAGGAAACAGAGAGTCCTAGCAGGGCAGCACAACTGAAATGCCCGGATAGAAACTCAGGCGAAATGCACCTCAACCGGTTCCCAAATTTTCATTGCAAGAGTCTGCCTTCAAGACGCCGTGAGGAGAACCCAGAAGATAGCATCATTCATAGTCGTGGTTCTATGTACCAGAGCTCCAGTGATGTCAGCAGACTAAGGAAACTCCAAGAGGGGAGGAGGAAATTAGACTCTATACATGAAAGAGATGCGTTTATGTCATTTGGGACCGTCGATTCGTCCTCTCAGCCTAGCACAAGTGGAGCTTACTTGGTTCCGCAACGGAGCGGTTCATGCAAGTTGAGGTCTTCTATGAACATAACTCGTGGATTTaatcaagatgccagggagcttgTGGATATTTCATCGCGTGAGGTTCCCAGTGACAACTTGAGGCTTGGAAGGCCACGCAAGGACTGCAATTTGTTAAAGGATGATGTAAGAGACAGGTTCCCGGGGTTATCGCTCAAAGAAGACAATGCCACGTGTCCTGCCGCAAGTGCTGCTCCTCATTTGCTAGAAAGCAGCAGTAGCAAAGGTACAATGTCAAATTGCCAACCTCCTGTTGGCCTTCATCCTGATAGGAGTAACCATGGCACAATAGATTCAGTGAGTAATCTCCCCAAGTCCTTGTCAGCTAAGGTGGGCGTTTTTGATGCTACATGTCCATCAGAAAGTGTTCATGGTGTCGATGGCAACAAAAAAGCTCGATCTAGTGCGTTTAAGAAAATTTTGGATCCTTTCATGAAGTCCAAATCTCTGAGGAATCCCTCCCACATGGTAATGGAAGATGCAAAATGTGGTAATCCACCAGTTAGAGGAAAAGATAGTGCACTGCGCAAATCTTTGTTGAGTGGTATCTCAAGATCTGACCAAACTCCCACACCTAAATGCCAGATGAGTGGGGAAGCCCGGCCTATCACAGTTACTTCATCGCCGACTCATTTGCATGCTGTTCTTAAACTGGATCATGACAATGGCGCTTTTGGTTTTGAGTTCTGTACCAAGGGTCCAGAAGAATCCATTTACGCTAGCACTTGGAAATCCGGGAACGAACTGAATTGGATTTACACTTTCCATAGTGTTGGCAAGCGATCAAGTACCGTGGGAAGGACCTCCAAGGATAGGCATGGGTGGCTGCCTCCAATTGTTGGCCAGATGCATGTGTCTTCCTATCTGTACTCTGAAGTTGAAGAAGATGGTATTTTAAATAACTCAGCCACTAGCGAGTTTGTTTTGTATGACATTGCTCATGCACGACGGAGCTCTGCTGTTGATAGAGTTCAGCGTCCAGATTCCACTCAACCACCATTCTGCAATGTTGTTAAGAATTCAATCTCTAGGGAGTCTCTAGAGAGAAATAATCAGATGGAGCGGCAAAATACTGCAAGGAATAACTCAGATGCATCGGTATCTTGTCTTTGGTCCCAAGAAGATCTTCATCCTCATTTGGAGGTTGCAGCTGTTGTAGTCCAAGTGCCGTTTCATCAAACCCGGTCCCTCGAATTGAAAACTGGATCATCACCAGGTACAGTTAAAGTGGTTACAGCAGGCGGAGCACACGGGTTACCAAGGGATGATGAGACCAGTCCATCACCGTTACTTAACCGTCTAAAGAGTGGGGGAAGGTGTGACTGCGGTGGATGGGACATGTCTTGCCCAATCGTTGTCCTTGAAAATGCATATGATAGTTATTGGGTCGATTCTGTGATGAATGAAAGCAAGCATCCCATGGAGCTATTTGTTAAG GGTAACCAGGAAGTTCTCCCTGCCCTTTCCATGAAAGTCGATGGGAAAGGAGAGTTCTCAGTGGATTTCCATGCACGATTGTCGGCGCTGCAGGCATTCTCAGTCTGCATATCTTTGCTTCACTGTTCTGAAGCTTCTCCAACCATTGGTATAGAGAAATTCAAGCACAAGCTGTATTCCAGTTCAATGAAAATGCTCCTCAAAGAAGAAGTGAAGCAGTTAATAGGATCAGTAACaggaaaagagaagaagaaagtgAAGAGGAGGAAAGGAAAAACTCCGGTGGTCAATGGCCCTCCGTTCTCACCCATGGGAAGAGTATAG